In Nitrospira sp., a single genomic region encodes these proteins:
- a CDS encoding DNA internalization-related competence protein ComEC/Rec2 yields MLPALTAALIAGLVLGSFVSYFPLSISCFLILVAVAASLSSRTDPILRRRTTCLFIAVLGGMVYWSIRAEGATVINRLSGQGEQTQEIVGRIVAPVQQGPDRSVLVVAPDTVAPRDVISGRIRVTWRGPDRMLFQGDRVRFFAKLRPPHGTLNPGGFDYRAYLERHRVEAVTSVVGPDSIVLLESGSASNWWGVWNQFDRWRGDIRSAGIRSLAQPELGIFLGIVLGDRGYLDDDLRDQFMATGTVHLLSISGSHLGLVALLILVSTRQALLWLPAEWLLRLSRRFTPTRLAAMATVPPVIWYTCLAGAELATVRSLVMVLVALLARWLAYDHKIFHALAFAALLIVLHDPQTLYDISFQLSFLSVLAIAWWLTWAESDGLTIEADPTPIRAGLRWGRDAVVMSAVVTLVTLPLVAFYFNQLPWLGMVTNLVAVPLMGFVLVPIGLVAAIGHLLVNGSELPLAAVLQWLMWVFVDGLRWMAGVPFADWHVAAPSGPSMLLFYGCMAMLIWKFPSILVRRSACLVMAMLVLWWAWSPRLTWRADGFRVMFLDVAQGDSAVLELPGGEVVLIDGGASFERFDMGRAIVGPYLWNRGIRTIDHVIGTHPQLDHVGGLTWVLRHFSVGRYWGTGVVREEEFYRRLEQALAAQGLSERHAREGEELLFSEGCRILIENPPESVTPQSSVRYGPKAGQSLNNDSVVARLNCRGHSVLFAADVEQSALSRLRAGHREPVEVLKVPHHGAQSSLNREWIASLRPTYAVISVGQNNPYGHPAAAVLDAYRSQGIPILRTDRDGGVWITGSRPETALVVRTTRASRIRPATLNCLWDSEKTNWNHLWEQWSQRI; encoded by the coding sequence ATGCTGCCAGCGCTGACTGCCGCGTTGATCGCGGGTCTCGTCCTCGGATCGTTCGTCTCTTACTTCCCTCTTTCCATCTCCTGCTTCTTGATCCTGGTGGCGGTTGCGGCCTCACTGTCCAGCCGGACCGATCCTATCCTCAGACGGCGGACGACCTGTCTTTTCATAGCGGTACTGGGCGGCATGGTGTACTGGTCGATCAGAGCCGAGGGCGCAACCGTCATCAACCGCCTTTCCGGGCAGGGTGAGCAGACTCAGGAGATCGTGGGAAGAATCGTCGCCCCCGTCCAGCAGGGCCCCGATCGTTCGGTGCTCGTGGTGGCACCCGATACCGTGGCACCCAGGGACGTGATCTCGGGGAGAATCCGGGTGACCTGGCGGGGACCGGATAGGATGTTGTTCCAGGGAGACCGGGTCCGTTTCTTCGCCAAACTCCGACCCCCGCATGGAACCCTCAATCCCGGAGGGTTCGACTACCGCGCCTATCTCGAGCGGCACCGGGTCGAGGCGGTCACCTCGGTGGTCGGGCCGGACAGCATCGTCTTGCTGGAATCCGGAAGCGCATCCAATTGGTGGGGAGTCTGGAACCAGTTCGATCGCTGGCGTGGAGATATCCGCTCGGCGGGGATCCGCAGCCTTGCACAGCCTGAACTGGGAATCTTCTTGGGAATCGTTCTGGGTGATCGGGGCTATCTCGACGACGATCTTCGTGATCAATTTATGGCCACCGGAACGGTGCATCTTCTCTCCATTTCCGGCAGTCATCTCGGGCTCGTCGCCCTGCTGATTCTAGTATCGACCAGACAGGCACTGCTATGGCTTCCCGCTGAGTGGCTGTTGAGGCTGTCGCGCCGCTTCACCCCGACGCGCCTTGCCGCCATGGCCACCGTCCCTCCCGTCATCTGGTACACGTGCCTTGCCGGCGCGGAACTCGCGACGGTGCGATCGCTGGTGATGGTGCTCGTGGCCTTATTGGCCAGATGGCTGGCATATGATCACAAGATTTTTCATGCGCTGGCGTTCGCGGCGCTGCTGATTGTTCTGCATGATCCTCAAACGCTGTACGACATTTCATTCCAGCTGTCGTTTCTGTCCGTTCTGGCGATCGCCTGGTGGCTGACATGGGCGGAATCCGACGGCCTGACTATCGAGGCCGACCCGACGCCGATACGAGCCGGGCTACGCTGGGGAAGAGACGCCGTCGTGATGAGTGCGGTGGTGACGCTCGTCACGCTTCCACTTGTCGCATTCTATTTCAATCAGTTGCCCTGGCTGGGTATGGTCACGAATCTCGTCGCAGTTCCGCTGATGGGATTCGTCCTTGTCCCGATCGGCTTGGTTGCGGCGATCGGGCACTTGCTGGTGAACGGCAGCGAATTGCCGCTGGCGGCGGTCCTTCAGTGGCTGATGTGGGTATTTGTCGATGGTCTGCGATGGATGGCCGGGGTACCGTTCGCCGACTGGCACGTCGCGGCTCCTTCGGGACCGTCCATGCTGCTGTTCTATGGATGCATGGCGATGCTGATCTGGAAATTCCCATCTATCCTTGTGCGGCGTTCGGCTTGTCTGGTGATGGCGATGCTCGTGTTGTGGTGGGCCTGGTCACCGCGCCTCACATGGCGGGCCGACGGTTTTCGGGTCATGTTTCTGGACGTGGCACAGGGTGACAGCGCCGTGCTTGAGCTTCCCGGAGGGGAGGTCGTGTTGATCGACGGTGGGGCCAGCTTTGAGCGATTCGATATGGGACGAGCGATCGTGGGACCATATTTGTGGAACAGGGGGATCAGAACGATCGACCATGTCATCGGCACACACCCTCAATTGGATCATGTGGGAGGATTGACGTGGGTGCTTCGGCACTTTTCCGTTGGACGCTACTGGGGTACGGGAGTCGTTCGCGAGGAGGAGTTTTACCGACGCTTGGAGCAGGCTCTGGCCGCACAAGGCTTGTCCGAGCGCCATGCACGGGAAGGGGAAGAATTGCTGTTCTCCGAGGGGTGCCGGATCTTGATTGAGAATCCTCCCGAATCGGTCACGCCGCAGTCTTCGGTACGTTACGGACCGAAAGCAGGGCAGAGTCTCAACAATGATTCGGTGGTCGCGCGCCTGAACTGCAGGGGGCATTCCGTCCTCTTTGCTGCCGATGTCGAGCAGAGTGCGTTGTCGAGATTGCGGGCCGGCCATCGAGAGCCTGTGGAGGTGTTGAAGGTGCCGCATCATGGAGCGCAGAGTTCATTGAATCGGGAATGGATCGCGTCATTGCGACCCACGTATGCCGTGATTTCAGTCGGACAGAATAACCCCTACGGCCATCCGGCCGCGGCTGTGCTCGATGCGTACCGGTCGCAGGGAATTCCAATTCTTCGCACTGACCGGGACGGCGGCGTGTGGATCACTGGCAGCCGTCCGGAAACGGCCCTCGTCGTGCGTACGACGCGAGCTAGTCGGATCCGACCCGCAACGCTCAACTGCTTATGGGATTCTGAGAAGACGAACTGGAACCACCTGTGGGAACAGTGGAGCCAACGGATCTGA
- the gcvH gene encoding glycine cleavage system protein GcvH, with translation MIPSELRYHKEHEWVRVKGTEATVGISHFAQDALGDIVFVDLPKAGTVITAGQQIGEVESTKTTSTIYTPVSGTIAQVNVDLKDHPELVNSDPYGKGWLIVVHLSEPDDVEKLMTSSQYESYLASQKH, from the coding sequence ATGATACCGTCCGAGCTTCGATACCATAAAGAGCATGAATGGGTTCGCGTGAAAGGGACCGAGGCTACAGTTGGGATCAGCCATTTTGCACAGGATGCCCTCGGCGACATCGTATTTGTCGATCTGCCGAAAGCCGGAACGGTGATCACCGCCGGCCAGCAGATCGGCGAAGTCGAGTCGACCAAGACAACTTCGACGATCTACACGCCGGTAAGCGGGACCATTGCCCAGGTCAACGTCGACCTGAAGGATCATCCCGAGCTGGTCAACAGTGATCCGTACGGCAAAGGGTGGTTGATCGTCGTGCACCTCTCGGAGCCGGATGACGTCGAGAAGCTGATGACCTCGTCCCAGTACGAATCATATCTCGCAAGCCAGAAGCACTAA
- the mtnA gene encoding S-methyl-5-thioribose-1-phosphate isomerase codes for MTWDEGAIRLLDQSRLPEHVELLECRDVESVARAIRELKVRGAPAIGVTAAMGVALGAQLSAAEDYPQLEKDLGRVCEQLAATRPTAVNLFWAIERMKRKLDELRGQPISSIKTGLVRESQSILEEDIALCKAMGRHGSRLVGDGQTVLTHCNAGALATAGYGTALGVIRAAWEEGKRIQVIAGETRPVLQGARLTAWELMQDGIPVTLITDSMAGTMMRQGKIHLCIVGADRIAANGDVANKIGTYSVAVLAQAHGIPFYVAAPYSTIDLRTSSGNDIVIEQRNPQEVTTVLGGHLIAPKGVSVYNPAFDVTPAKFIAGIITERGVFKPGEVLRQFSG; via the coding sequence GTGACATGGGATGAGGGTGCCATTCGATTGCTCGACCAGAGTCGACTTCCTGAGCATGTCGAGCTTCTCGAGTGTCGGGATGTCGAATCGGTTGCTCGAGCCATCCGAGAACTGAAAGTCCGGGGGGCGCCGGCGATCGGCGTAACAGCTGCCATGGGGGTTGCTCTTGGAGCCCAGCTGAGCGCCGCAGAGGATTATCCCCAGCTGGAAAAAGACCTTGGTAGGGTCTGCGAGCAGCTTGCGGCGACCAGGCCCACGGCTGTGAATTTGTTCTGGGCCATCGAGCGGATGAAGCGAAAGCTCGACGAGCTTCGGGGACAGCCGATTTCCTCGATCAAGACCGGATTAGTTCGAGAATCTCAAAGCATTCTTGAAGAGGATATCGCCCTCTGCAAGGCCATGGGTCGGCACGGATCCCGTTTGGTGGGTGATGGACAGACGGTTCTGACTCATTGCAACGCGGGCGCGTTGGCGACCGCCGGATACGGAACAGCCTTGGGTGTCATTCGGGCGGCGTGGGAGGAGGGGAAGCGGATTCAGGTGATTGCCGGCGAGACCAGGCCCGTTCTGCAAGGAGCGAGACTCACCGCATGGGAGCTGATGCAGGACGGTATCCCGGTTACGCTTATCACGGACAGCATGGCAGGTACCATGATGCGGCAAGGCAAAATACATCTCTGCATCGTGGGCGCGGACCGGATCGCGGCCAACGGGGACGTCGCGAACAAGATCGGTACCTACTCGGTCGCCGTACTGGCTCAGGCGCATGGTATTCCGTTCTATGTTGCCGCACCCTATTCGACCATCGACCTCAGGACATCTTCCGGGAACGACATCGTCATCGAGCAGCGGAATCCGCAAGAAGTGACGACCGTGCTCGGTGGTCATCTCATCGCCCCGAAAGGCGTGTCGGTCTATAACCCTGCGTTCGATGTGACGCCTGCGAAATTCATCGCCGGTATCATCACAGAACGAGGGGTTTTCAAGCCAGGCGAGGTGCTCCGTCAATTCTCCGGATAA
- a CDS encoding helix-hairpin-helix domain-containing protein: MIVSLLVKVVMVALTMGVIFWIGWAVPQPESDSVLALSKEVAPALHAEGPADAGPIPGPIGQTAESMKRSSVPKVAGKVDLNRATEKDLELLPGIGAVLAGRIVKYRQDVGSFSRVEDLRDVKGIGKKKFDKIKNLVQVTVRKPEGDGKISA, from the coding sequence ATGATTGTCTCATTGTTGGTCAAAGTGGTAATGGTCGCGCTCACCATGGGCGTGATCTTTTGGATCGGATGGGCCGTCCCGCAGCCGGAATCCGACAGCGTGCTTGCGCTGTCGAAAGAGGTTGCCCCAGCGCTCCACGCCGAAGGACCTGCCGACGCGGGTCCGATTCCAGGCCCGATTGGACAAACCGCCGAATCGATGAAGCGGTCCTCGGTGCCGAAAGTGGCCGGGAAGGTTGATCTGAACCGGGCGACGGAGAAGGATTTGGAGTTGCTTCCCGGCATCGGAGCGGTTCTGGCCGGCCGGATTGTGAAGTATCGGCAGGATGTCGGCTCCTTTAGCCGCGTCGAGGACCTGCGCGACGTGAAAGGCATCGGAAAGAAGAAGTTCGACAAGATCAAGAATCTGGTCCAGGTGACGGTCCGGAAACCGGAAGGGGATGGAAAGATTTCTGCATGA
- a CDS encoding cobalamin-binding protein yields the protein MRSNRTPSFRGYVLGCLSILIVVSVSDDGLSEAYGSSVVKRRQQGILTGMPFMANIMPRTFVDDAGRKLYIAKPPTRVVSLAPSITEMLFALGLDEQIVGVTELCNYPSAALSKPKIGYARPNIETLVALRPDMIVAPQEFLRADILAKLEELRIPVFLVEAKTIGDILMQIQSLGKIFNKVKMSDAITGTMRDRMARVTKRVATSKEKRVLYVLNSHPLITVGPGSYIHHMIGLAGGINVARSSESPYPSLSLETVLQEDPEVLIFPVGSVESIPKSEQDEWNRWKSLSAVRNRQLLEVSSDALNRPGPRVVEGLDLLARAIHPEAYLSDEAHPSP from the coding sequence GTGCGGAGCAATCGCACCCCGTCGTTTCGAGGCTATGTCCTTGGATGCCTGAGCATCCTCATTGTGGTGTCCGTCTCGGACGATGGTCTGAGCGAAGCCTATGGGAGTTCCGTTGTGAAGCGTCGACAGCAGGGCATTCTCACCGGAATGCCATTCATGGCCAATATCATGCCACGGACATTCGTGGACGATGCCGGAAGAAAACTCTACATTGCGAAGCCGCCTACACGGGTTGTGTCGCTCGCCCCGAGCATCACGGAAATGCTGTTCGCCCTGGGGCTTGATGAGCAGATTGTCGGCGTCACGGAGCTTTGCAACTATCCATCGGCCGCCTTGTCCAAACCAAAGATCGGATATGCTCGTCCCAATATTGAAACGCTGGTCGCGCTTCGACCCGATATGATTGTGGCGCCGCAGGAGTTTCTCCGTGCCGACATACTGGCCAAGCTGGAAGAGCTGAGAATTCCCGTCTTCCTCGTTGAGGCGAAGACGATCGGCGATATCCTGATGCAGATCCAGAGCCTGGGAAAAATATTCAACAAGGTGAAGATGTCCGATGCGATCACGGGGACCATGCGGGATCGTATGGCCCGAGTGACGAAACGGGTCGCAACCTCGAAAGAAAAGCGCGTGCTCTATGTACTCAATAGTCATCCGCTGATCACCGTGGGACCGGGAAGTTACATCCATCACATGATCGGGCTAGCAGGTGGGATCAATGTGGCACGAAGCAGCGAGTCTCCCTATCCAAGTCTCAGTCTGGAAACGGTGTTGCAGGAAGACCCGGAGGTCCTCATTTTTCCCGTCGGATCCGTCGAGAGTATTCCGAAGAGTGAGCAGGACGAATGGAACCGTTGGAAAAGCCTGTCGGCCGTTCGGAACCGACAGCTCCTCGAAGTGTCATCAGATGCCCTCAATCGTCCCGGGCCTCGTGTGGTGGAAGGACTGGATCTCCTCGCTCGAGCCATTCACCCCGAGGCGTACCTCTCAGACGAAGCCCATCCCTCGCCATGA
- a CDS encoding ABC transporter ATP-binding protein, with protein sequence MTVPVERDFSGDRAESVKDEPLHVYHLRNVRFHYGRRDSDAPRWTLQDVSFLVEPGEMLAIVGPNGSGKTSLLKLLAKIVPQQQGTITLFGNLLSKLRQDDVARDVAFVPQDTSQSFPFTVAETVLMGRFPHRHRRPWHLGFGWDSQDDRTIARQAMVTMDVWKLATRPVTELSGGERQRAVIARSLAQDPRVLLLDEPTAFLDLQHQIEICALLLRLKRARGLTLVLVSHDLNLASQYCDRVLLLDQGRVVRLGSPTEVIQRDVLESVYRCRVLVDPHPLSGLPRVTLPSRNMVM encoded by the coding sequence GTGACGGTTCCTGTCGAACGAGATTTCAGCGGTGATCGAGCGGAGTCTGTCAAGGACGAGCCACTCCATGTCTATCATCTTCGCAATGTGCGATTTCACTACGGACGTCGCGATTCGGACGCTCCTCGCTGGACCTTGCAAGACGTCAGCTTTCTTGTGGAGCCTGGAGAGATGCTTGCCATTGTCGGCCCGAATGGATCAGGCAAGACATCGTTGCTGAAGCTGCTGGCGAAGATCGTTCCGCAGCAACAAGGAACCATCACGCTCTTCGGGAACCTCCTCTCTAAACTGAGGCAGGACGATGTCGCTCGAGACGTCGCATTTGTTCCGCAGGATACGTCTCAGAGCTTCCCTTTCACCGTGGCCGAAACGGTCCTCATGGGACGATTCCCTCATCGGCACCGAAGGCCGTGGCATCTGGGATTTGGGTGGGATAGCCAGGACGATCGCACCATTGCGCGGCAGGCGATGGTGACCATGGATGTTTGGAAGCTGGCCACACGTCCGGTGACGGAATTGTCTGGCGGGGAACGACAGCGTGCGGTGATCGCTCGATCGCTCGCCCAAGATCCGCGAGTGCTCTTGCTCGATGAACCCACTGCCTTTCTTGACCTTCAACACCAGATCGAGATTTGTGCCCTGTTGCTCCGGCTCAAGCGGGCGCGTGGCCTGACTCTCGTCTTGGTGTCTCATGACTTAAATTTGGCCAGTCAGTATTGCGACCGGGTGCTGCTCTTGGATCAGGGGCGAGTCGTTCGGCTCGGCTCCCCGACTGAGGTCATTCAGCGGGACGTGTTGGAAAGCGTGTATCGGTGCCGAGTCCTTGTGGATCCCCATCCGCTTTCAGGACTGCCCCGTGTGACGCTGCCAAGTCGCAATATGGTGATGTAG
- the ndk gene encoding nucleoside-diphosphate kinase has product MSERTLAIIKPDAVKKHVIGDIISQYEQAGLRPVAVRMLVMGKATAEGFYAVHRARPFFDSLCTFMSSGPVVVLVLKGENAIKKNRDLMGATDPAKAEKGTIRAKHGSNIENNAVHGSDSPDTASVEIAYFFPEMNVME; this is encoded by the coding sequence ATGAGTGAGCGAACGCTGGCAATCATCAAGCCTGATGCGGTCAAAAAACACGTGATCGGGGACATCATCTCGCAGTATGAGCAAGCCGGGTTGCGGCCGGTCGCCGTGCGGATGCTGGTCATGGGCAAAGCGACAGCGGAAGGATTCTATGCTGTGCACCGGGCCAGACCCTTCTTCGACAGTCTGTGTACGTTCATGTCGTCCGGTCCCGTCGTGGTGTTGGTGTTGAAGGGCGAGAATGCCATCAAGAAGAATCGCGATCTCATGGGCGCGACAGATCCGGCGAAGGCCGAAAAGGGCACGATTCGCGCGAAACACGGGTCGAACATTGAAAACAATGCGGTACATGGGTCCGATTCGCCCGATACGGCCAGCGTGGAAATCGCCTATTTTTTCCCCGAAATGAATGTAATGGAGTAA
- the rpmB gene encoding 50S ribosomal protein L28, protein MAFACDICLKRHQTGHNVSHANNKTKRSFNPNLQRVRAIVDGSAKRIRVCTRCLRSGLVKKAV, encoded by the coding sequence GTGGCATTCGCCTGCGATATCTGCCTGAAGCGGCATCAGACCGGTCACAACGTCAGTCATGCGAACAACAAGACCAAGCGCTCGTTCAATCCCAATCTGCAACGGGTGCGGGCCATCGTCGATGGTTCCGCGAAACGGATTCGTGTCTGTACGCGTTGTTTACGGAGCGGATTGGTCAAAAAGGCCGTCTAG
- the tyrS gene encoding tyrosine--tRNA ligase, which translates to MSELARQLDLILRGTVEVIQQAELESKLSRALAANRPLRVKAGFDPTAPDLHLGHTVLIHKLKHFQDLGHEVIFLIGDFTGMIGDPTGVSETRKALTRDQVLANAATYERQIFKLLNPKKTTIEFNSRWMGAMTAAELVELAAHYRVARMMERDDFQKRYQEQKPISVHEFLYPLVQGYDSVVLKADVELGGTDQKFNLLVGRDLQRDYGQEPQAVLTMPLLEGVSGGKKMSKSLGNYVGLEDPPGEMFGKIMSVSDELMIRYYDVLTTEDLAAVKMSHPMEAKQSLAQYIVALYHGEEAGRAARESFQAKFQDREFPSEPDVRLKVTKEDLNEDGTIGLVDLVSMTRLLASKSEVRRLIIQGGIEVEGLKQSDANTVLTLNPGTTYRVKVGKRKFALIEVLS; encoded by the coding sequence ATGAGTGAACTGGCACGGCAACTCGATCTGATTCTTCGCGGGACGGTCGAAGTGATTCAGCAGGCCGAATTGGAGTCCAAGCTCAGCCGTGCGCTGGCCGCCAATCGGCCATTGCGGGTGAAAGCCGGCTTCGACCCGACCGCGCCAGATCTGCATCTCGGGCATACCGTCCTGATTCACAAGTTGAAGCATTTCCAGGATCTCGGACACGAAGTGATTTTCTTGATCGGCGACTTTACGGGGATGATCGGAGATCCCACGGGCGTATCTGAAACCAGAAAAGCGCTCACCAGAGACCAGGTTCTGGCCAATGCTGCGACCTACGAAAGGCAAATCTTCAAGCTCTTGAATCCCAAGAAGACGACCATCGAATTCAACAGTCGATGGATGGGTGCGATGACCGCCGCAGAATTGGTCGAACTCGCCGCGCATTATCGCGTTGCCCGGATGATGGAACGAGACGATTTTCAGAAGCGCTATCAGGAGCAGAAACCTATTAGTGTTCATGAATTTCTCTACCCGCTTGTCCAAGGATACGACTCGGTCGTCCTTAAGGCCGACGTGGAGTTGGGGGGGACCGATCAGAAATTCAATCTGCTCGTCGGCCGTGACCTGCAGCGTGACTATGGTCAAGAGCCACAAGCCGTGCTTACGATGCCGCTGCTGGAGGGAGTCTCCGGTGGCAAGAAGATGAGCAAGAGTCTCGGCAACTATGTGGGACTGGAAGATCCACCAGGGGAGATGTTCGGGAAGATCATGTCGGTCAGCGACGAACTCATGATCCGGTACTATGACGTGCTGACTACCGAAGATCTGGCCGCGGTCAAGATGTCGCATCCGATGGAGGCCAAACAGAGCCTGGCGCAGTATATCGTTGCGCTCTACCACGGAGAGGAGGCTGGCCGCGCCGCTCGAGAATCGTTCCAGGCGAAATTTCAGGATCGGGAGTTTCCCAGTGAACCGGATGTGCGTCTCAAGGTGACCAAAGAGGATCTGAACGAGGACGGGACGATCGGTCTTGTCGATCTTGTCTCCATGACGCGGTTGCTGGCGAGCAAAAGCGAGGTGCGCCGGCTCATCATTCAAGGAGGGATCGAGGTGGAGGGACTCAAGCAGAGCGATGCGAATACCGTGCTGACGCTCAATCCTGGGACCACCTACCGGGTTAAAGTAGGAAAAAGGAAATTTGCGCTGATCGAGGTGCTGTCGTAG
- a CDS encoding iron ABC transporter permease has protein sequence MLPFDLADDEVFRKSTVGTGRWITIIAVLSASAVLSAIVCLQFGARFVGVHDMLRLLFLAPGESGDAAGDLDTVTTILLYVRLPRVVLGFLVGGCLATVGVAVQALLRNPLADPYVLGVSSGAALGVSVAVLFGVGSTILPVVVLPLCGFAGSLVALLVIYQIAASDGRLPIYSVLLAGVILNAVLSALIMFITSIMDPNRSFGMMIWLMGSLTAPAIPTLLVFSLYVLVCLGFLLKQARVLNIVAFGDEQARSLGIDTERTKRHIFLVSALMTGAVVSVSGMVGFIGMVVPHVVRLIVGADHRLVMPAAALVGGTFLMVADTFARTVLLPSELPVGIMTALVGGPFFVSLLIRRKDRML, from the coding sequence ATGCTGCCATTTGACCTCGCCGATGACGAGGTGTTTCGAAAGTCCACGGTGGGCACGGGACGCTGGATCACGATCATCGCCGTTCTCTCGGCTTCGGCCGTCCTCTCCGCGATCGTGTGCCTCCAGTTCGGAGCACGATTCGTCGGAGTACACGACATGTTGCGTCTCCTCTTTCTGGCGCCTGGAGAAAGCGGCGATGCTGCCGGCGATCTCGACACTGTGACAACGATCCTGCTGTATGTCCGTTTGCCGAGAGTCGTGTTGGGATTCCTCGTTGGTGGCTGTCTGGCGACTGTTGGGGTTGCTGTGCAGGCGCTGCTGCGCAATCCATTGGCCGATCCCTACGTGCTCGGTGTGTCGAGTGGGGCGGCCCTCGGTGTATCCGTCGCTGTCCTGTTCGGAGTGGGCTCGACCATATTACCGGTCGTCGTCTTACCGCTCTGCGGGTTCGCCGGTAGCCTCGTGGCGTTGCTGGTGATTTATCAGATCGCGGCAAGCGATGGCCGATTGCCGATCTACAGCGTCTTACTGGCCGGCGTCATACTCAACGCCGTCCTATCGGCCCTCATCATGTTTATTACCTCAATTATGGACCCCAACCGCTCCTTCGGCATGATGATCTGGCTCATGGGGTCGCTTACGGCTCCCGCCATTCCTACATTGCTGGTGTTTTCCCTTTACGTACTTGTCTGTCTCGGTTTCCTACTCAAACAGGCCAGGGTGCTGAACATCGTGGCATTCGGTGATGAACAGGCACGGTCGCTGGGGATTGATACGGAACGGACCAAGCGACACATTTTTCTGGTTTCGGCACTGATGACCGGAGCGGTCGTTTCCGTCAGCGGAATGGTGGGCTTCATCGGCATGGTCGTCCCCCATGTGGTGCGTCTCATCGTCGGAGCCGACCACCGCCTCGTGATGCCGGCCGCGGCGTTGGTCGGCGGGACGTTCTTGATGGTCGCTGATACCTTCGCCCGCACCGTTCTTTTGCCATCCGAGCTACCGGTGGGAATCATGACGGCGCTGGTGGGCGGACCGTTCTTTGTCTCTCTCCTCATCCGGCGAAAGGATCGAATGTTGTGA
- a CDS encoding carbon-nitrogen hydrolase family protein has protein sequence MRFGKIALLHLRVAPGDVQRDRSVIVEAVKHAARAGAQWIVTPELAVCGLQFPQAIGTDWIQPQPDQWTARFCHLVRELKRTVFLSCPEREGRKLYNSVFVIDPAGQIIGKHRKINVKSDSLSWSTPGESIAPIECDGVKVGVLICSDVYTRNLTDALKIGGAQLLISPASWGPGIHGPSGEWEERTKETDLPLFVCNRTGGEKTLDFGRAPSLVVKNGKRVLSHASARSAVLTFDWDFNAMAPLSTEYHVEYFRE, from the coding sequence ATGAGGTTCGGAAAGATTGCCTTGCTCCATCTCCGCGTAGCACCGGGAGATGTTCAACGCGATCGGTCCGTGATTGTCGAGGCCGTGAAACATGCAGCCCGGGCCGGTGCGCAGTGGATTGTGACGCCTGAGCTTGCCGTCTGCGGACTGCAGTTTCCACAGGCCATCGGGACCGACTGGATTCAGCCACAACCGGACCAATGGACGGCGCGTTTCTGTCACCTCGTGAGAGAGCTGAAGCGGACGGTGTTTTTGTCCTGTCCGGAACGAGAGGGACGGAAGCTGTACAACTCCGTGTTCGTCATTGACCCGGCAGGTCAGATTATTGGCAAACATCGAAAGATCAACGTCAAGAGCGATTCTCTGTCCTGGTCTACTCCCGGCGAGAGCATTGCTCCCATAGAGTGCGACGGTGTCAAGGTTGGTGTCCTGATCTGCAGCGACGTGTATACGCGAAATCTCACGGATGCTCTCAAGATCGGAGGAGCACAATTGCTCATTTCGCCGGCATCCTGGGGACCAGGAATCCATGGTCCGAGCGGTGAGTGGGAGGAACGGACAAAGGAAACCGATCTTCCGTTATTCGTCTGTAATCGAACGGGAGGCGAGAAGACGCTCGACTTTGGAAGGGCTCCAAGTCTCGTGGTCAAGAATGGGAAGAGGGTTCTTTCACATGCGTCAGCGCGTTCCGCCGTCTTAACCTTTGACTGGGACTTCAATGCTATGGCCCCTCTCTCGACTGAATATCATGTCGAGTATTTCAGGGAATGA